The following proteins are co-located in the Heliorestis convoluta genome:
- a CDS encoding AAA family ATPase, with amino-acid sequence MIEIKKIRVEGLLGQKCHEFSLHDERITILHAPNGFGKTTLLKLIDHIFNGRLFELKRIPFRKAEVFFSDHSKLEIIREQRVRNVEDSQLERISYTYFDNRGDNKVFQPKLRLTKRYSINILEELLPFLERVGPELWEHTETGEILDYHDVIKLYGTFLPLAPEYEWPAWLKKLRKTIPVHFIGAQRLLQAISTKERQDKKSRGEKYQSTVRYFSNELVLTIQTKMAQSAAYNQELDRSFPERLLKAQNEKKQPYLATAEKIEKKLTELERKRTRLARVGLIDQVTEREAFPIEKLDNFTCGLLSLYIEDTEKKLQFFDDLEARLNLLLELVNKKFLNKELIIQRDRGFVIRLKNMKRNLEVEELSSGEQHILVMYYQLLFQTEPGEIVLMDEPELSLHIGWQGQFVEDLYEIIDLRKMTLLIATHSPDIINGRWNLTVELEQDDS; translated from the coding sequence ATGATTGAAATAAAAAAAATTAGAGTAGAAGGCCTTCTCGGGCAAAAATGCCATGAATTTTCCCTTCATGATGAGAGAATTACAATTCTACATGCTCCTAATGGCTTTGGCAAAACAACATTGCTAAAGCTTATTGACCATATATTTAATGGACGACTTTTTGAACTTAAAAGAATTCCCTTTCGAAAAGCAGAAGTATTTTTCTCCGATCACTCTAAACTAGAGATTATAAGAGAGCAAAGAGTTCGAAATGTAGAAGATTCTCAGTTAGAACGAATTAGTTACACTTATTTTGACAATAGAGGAGATAATAAAGTTTTTCAACCGAAGTTACGTTTGACGAAACGCTACTCAATCAATATTCTTGAAGAACTCTTACCCTTTCTAGAAAGAGTAGGTCCTGAACTGTGGGAGCATACAGAAACAGGCGAAATACTTGATTACCATGATGTAATAAAGTTGTATGGAACTTTTTTGCCATTAGCACCAGAGTATGAATGGCCTGCTTGGTTAAAAAAACTTCGCAAAACCATTCCTGTCCATTTTATTGGTGCACAAAGACTATTGCAGGCCATATCGACGAAAGAACGTCAAGATAAAAAGAGTAGAGGAGAAAAGTATCAGTCTACAGTTCGCTATTTTTCTAATGAACTGGTCCTTACAATTCAGACAAAGATGGCTCAATCGGCTGCTTACAATCAAGAACTTGATCGATCCTTTCCAGAAAGACTTCTAAAAGCCCAAAATGAAAAAAAGCAGCCCTATTTAGCTACAGCAGAAAAGATAGAAAAAAAATTGACAGAACTAGAACGAAAGCGAACTCGGCTGGCGAGAGTTGGTCTGATCGACCAAGTCACAGAAAGAGAAGCGTTCCCCATTGAAAAACTTGATAATTTCACCTGTGGACTCTTATCCCTCTACATTGAGGACACAGAGAAAAAACTTCAATTCTTTGATGATTTAGAAGCAAGATTGAATCTTCTATTAGAGCTAGTTAATAAGAAATTTTTGAATAAAGAATTGATCATTCAACGAGATAGAGGCTTTGTTATTCGCCTGAAAAACATGAAAAGAAACCTGGAAGTAGAAGAACTTTCCTCGGGGGAACAACATATTCTTGTCATGTATTATCAGCTTCTTTTTCAAACAGAACCCGGTGAAATTGTTCTTATGGATGAACCAGAACTGTCATTACATATTGGCTGGCAAGGTCAATTTGTAGAAGATCTGTATGAGATTATTGACTTACGTAAAATGACCCTCTTAATTGCTACGCACTCACCTGACATTATCAACGGACGCTGGAATCTAACAGTAGAATTAGAACAGGACGACTCATAA
- a CDS encoding DUF4435 domain-containing protein, which yields MKEFLNATRLITKVKMLRSLHKGAAFLLVEGLSDARLYGKFMDKQQCQIIVGENKQNILGALTGLEDQNVAGYLAIVDLDYDFHHVNRDSKNNLIYTDSHDLETMLLASTALQNLLIEYGDEKKISLLEKKRNQSIDKIIVEAAATVGYLRWCSLEKKLAYRFENLDFSSFICETNLEVDEDKMIQQVIKNSKKPVKIESETLEEWLKEYKAKNYDPWCICCGHDAVRILLIGLLKNFGAYNAKKLTLNALEGSLRLAYTFDDFMDSTLYISILTWESHNKPYKLLKQRKIIEQAG from the coding sequence TTGAAAGAATTCTTAAACGCAACTCGCCTTATTACCAAAGTAAAGATGTTACGTTCTCTTCACAAAGGTGCAGCCTTCTTACTAGTAGAAGGTCTCTCTGATGCACGACTATATGGCAAGTTCATGGATAAACAACAATGTCAAATAATAGTCGGTGAAAACAAACAGAACATTTTGGGTGCACTGACAGGATTAGAAGATCAAAACGTAGCAGGCTATCTGGCCATTGTAGATCTAGACTATGATTTTCACCATGTCAACAGAGACAGCAAGAACAACCTTATTTATACGGACTCACATGACTTAGAAACCATGCTTCTTGCTTCTACAGCTTTGCAGAACCTACTGATTGAGTATGGAGATGAAAAAAAGATAAGCTTGCTAGAAAAGAAGAGGAATCAAAGTATAGATAAAATTATTGTTGAAGCAGCAGCAACTGTTGGATACTTGCGCTGGTGTTCTTTAGAAAAAAAATTGGCCTACCGCTTTGAAAATCTCGACTTTTCTTCTTTTATCTGTGAAACCAACTTAGAAGTAGATGAAGATAAAATGATTCAGCAAGTAATAAAAAATTCCAAAAAACCTGTTAAGATAGAAAGCGAAACTTTAGAAGAGTGGCTTAAAGAATATAAAGCAAAAAACTATGATCCCTGGTGTATATGTTGTGGACATGATGCTGTTCGTATCTTGCTTATTGGACTTTTGAAAAACTTTGGTGCCTATAATGCCAAGAAACTAACCTTGAATGCTCTCGAAGGAAGTTTACGACTGGCCTATACCTTTGACGATTTTATGGATAGTACTCTTTACATCTCTATTTTGACATGGGAAAGTCACAACAAGCCCTATAAGCTCTTAAAGCAAAGAAAAATAATAGAACAGGCAGGATAG
- a CDS encoding transglycosylase domain-containing protein, giving the protein MEDFEVSATSFIYDSKGTLLFKLHGAENRIPVTIEEVPQHLRNAFIAAEDIRFFRHHGFDPQSILRAMKVNYQSGYIAEGASTITQQLVRNVYLSPERTWRRKVKEIHIAYHLEKELGKNKVLELYLNRIYFGEGAYGVEAAARTFFGKSVQDLSIAEAALIAGIPKTPTFYNPFNSNEAAMIRRNTVLHQMYQYGFINYSQWQESLKEPIHLAPSSASNQHTYPFFIDEVIREAISVHGIKEEALYGGGLHIYTTLDRAIQEHAEDLFARPELFPPSHGERPVEAALASIDPLTGHVKALVGGRRYETRRSFNRATMMRRSPGSTIKPLAVYAPALEDGWEPQSLLVDQSLSFRGYEPKNYDGFFRGQTTMVEAVALSVNVPAVWLLDQIGVSKGFNTMKDMGLPLSTNDKHLALALGGMAEGFSPLDMAKGYAVFANGGMSVEPRTIIQIYDAQENALVQPPQTKEVLSFSTAKKMTELLQSAVVYGTGREAMLSRPVAGKTGTSELPPIAIFNNVKGNRDAWFVGYTPELVTAVWMGYDQTDGQHYLRQIYGGSYPARLFRNFTEGASTFLDLRSSHVFTQYPPAFSVSPPYRENRSDEETENQEQDSSPTPLPVLDLDEKGSDSYPVYDAEVDLSDWNQDDWVPSLTAPDNSIEGFLSDDV; this is encoded by the coding sequence GTGGAAGATTTTGAAGTATCAGCAACATCTTTTATTTATGACAGCAAGGGTACGCTATTGTTTAAGCTTCATGGTGCCGAAAACCGAATTCCTGTTACGATAGAAGAAGTTCCCCAGCATTTACGCAATGCTTTTATTGCAGCAGAAGATATTCGCTTTTTCAGACATCATGGTTTTGATCCACAAAGTATCTTAAGAGCTATGAAAGTGAACTATCAATCCGGTTACATTGCTGAAGGGGCTTCTACGATTACGCAGCAACTCGTGCGTAACGTCTATTTATCTCCAGAGAGAACCTGGCGAAGAAAAGTCAAAGAAATTCATATCGCCTATCATTTAGAAAAAGAACTGGGCAAAAACAAAGTTTTGGAACTTTACTTAAATCGAATTTATTTTGGTGAAGGTGCCTATGGTGTAGAAGCAGCAGCTCGTACCTTTTTCGGTAAATCAGTTCAAGATTTATCGATTGCTGAAGCTGCTTTAATTGCCGGCATTCCAAAAACACCTACTTTTTACAATCCTTTTAACTCGAATGAAGCTGCTATGATACGGCGTAATACTGTCTTACATCAAATGTATCAATATGGTTTTATCAACTATTCGCAGTGGCAAGAAAGTCTCAAAGAACCGATTCATTTAGCACCTAGTTCTGCATCCAATCAACATACCTATCCTTTTTTCATCGACGAGGTAATTCGTGAGGCTATTTCAGTTCATGGAATTAAAGAAGAAGCCCTTTATGGTGGCGGTCTACATATCTATACGACACTGGATCGGGCGATTCAGGAGCATGCTGAAGATCTTTTTGCCAGACCAGAGCTTTTTCCACCGAGTCATGGTGAAAGACCTGTAGAAGCGGCTTTAGCTAGTATCGATCCACTAACAGGTCATGTTAAAGCACTTGTAGGAGGTCGTCGCTATGAAACGAGACGTTCCTTTAACAGAGCAACGATGATGCGACGTTCTCCCGGCTCTACGATTAAACCACTCGCTGTTTATGCTCCAGCACTAGAAGATGGATGGGAGCCTCAAAGCTTGCTTGTCGATCAGTCTCTTTCATTTCGTGGATATGAGCCTAAGAATTATGACGGATTCTTTCGCGGACAGACGACAATGGTAGAAGCAGTTGCTTTATCGGTAAATGTCCCTGCCGTTTGGCTCTTGGATCAAATTGGCGTTTCAAAAGGTTTCAATACGATGAAAGACATGGGCTTGCCTCTATCTACGAACGATAAACATCTGGCTCTTGCTCTTGGTGGCATGGCAGAAGGCTTTTCGCCCCTCGATATGGCCAAAGGGTATGCTGTTTTTGCCAATGGCGGGATGTCTGTAGAACCACGTACGATTATTCAGATTTATGATGCACAGGAAAATGCTCTTGTTCAACCACCTCAAACAAAAGAGGTTTTGTCTTTTTCTACTGCAAAAAAAATGACAGAACTCCTACAGAGTGCTGTCGTTTATGGTACAGGCCGAGAAGCCATGCTCTCTAGACCCGTAGCTGGTAAAACGGGAACTTCTGAACTTCCGCCTATTGCAATTTTTAATAATGTAAAAGGCAATCGTGATGCTTGGTTCGTCGGATACACACCAGAACTGGTTACAGCCGTCTGGATGGGCTACGATCAGACAGATGGGCAACATTACCTGCGTCAAATATATGGTGGTTCCTATCCGGCTAGACTTTTTCGAAACTTTACAGAAGGTGCTTCTACTTTCTTAGATCTTCGTTCCTCTCACGTCTTTACACAGTATCCACCTGCTTTTTCTGTCAGCCCACCTTATCGTGAGAATCGTTCTGATGAAGAAACAGAAAATCAGGAACAAGACTCTAGTCCGACTCCTTTACCTGTTCTTGACTTGGATGAGAAAGGCTCCGATTCTTATCCCGTTTACGATGCAGAAGTAGATTTGAGTGACTGGAACCAAGATGATTGGGTCCCATCCCTCACTGCTCCTGATAATTCTATTGAGGGGTTTCTCTCCGATGACGTATAA
- a CDS encoding NGG1p interacting factor NIF3: MQLGEIYRWLVQKGKEADVRTEEELDLLAEERKEKFRKSKDKGLILSEDQDWDNPYGDTKILYGSEERYVSRALVGIDVDGSEFLLADKERQRCEPIDLIITHHPQGRAQIQLFQVMKVQEEMLYEAGVPINVAEALMSQRINEVQRALLPANHQKNVDLARILDIPFLAVHSPADNQVQKYLTNYLIKENKEHDEKQKIKDIIEMLLDLPEYRQAAQYGMVPQVIAGNPQNRTGKLYIKMNGGTAGPEKSIDELAKAGIGTIICMHLPEAQRKRAAELHLRVIVAGHMASDSLGMNLLMDGLEKKGVEIIPCGGFIRHRRETPQ, encoded by the coding sequence ATGCAGCTTGGAGAGATTTATCGATGGCTTGTTCAAAAAGGCAAAGAAGCCGATGTCAGGACGGAAGAAGAGCTTGATCTTCTGGCTGAAGAAAGAAAAGAAAAATTTAGAAAAAGCAAAGACAAAGGACTTATTCTATCAGAGGATCAAGACTGGGATAATCCCTATGGTGACACCAAGATTCTATATGGTTCCGAAGAACGGTATGTCTCACGAGCTCTCGTTGGTATTGATGTAGATGGTAGTGAATTTTTATTGGCTGACAAGGAACGACAACGATGTGAACCGATTGATCTTATTATTACGCATCATCCCCAGGGTAGAGCACAGATTCAACTGTTTCAAGTGATGAAAGTTCAAGAAGAAATGCTCTATGAAGCTGGCGTACCCATTAACGTAGCAGAAGCCTTGATGAGTCAGCGTATTAACGAAGTACAACGCGCCTTGTTGCCAGCCAATCACCAAAAAAATGTAGATTTGGCTCGTATATTAGACATTCCATTTCTCGCAGTGCACTCGCCTGCAGACAATCAAGTTCAAAAATATTTGACCAATTATCTAATCAAAGAAAATAAAGAGCATGATGAAAAACAAAAAATTAAAGACATCATAGAAATGCTATTGGATTTGCCAGAATATAGACAGGCCGCTCAATATGGCATGGTTCCTCAAGTCATTGCAGGCAATCCTCAAAATCGTACAGGCAAGTTGTACATCAAAATGAATGGTGGTACAGCAGGTCCTGAAAAATCTATTGATGAACTAGCTAAGGCAGGTATAGGAACTATTATTTGTATGCACCTACCAGAAGCTCAGAGAAAAAGGGCCGCTGAATTGCACCTACGAGTCATCGTAGCAGGTCATATGGCCTCAGATTCTCTGGGCATGAATCTACTGATGGATGGCTTGGAGAAAAAAGGAGTCGAAATCATTCCTTGTGGAGGCTTTATACGTCATCGGAGAGAAACCCCTCAATAG
- the pduL gene encoding phosphate propanoyltransferase, with product MLISTGVSARHIHLSPEHLEALFGQDYALTPKRELSIPGQYLCKERLRIEGPKGSMDNVAIIGPTRFRTQIEITSSDGIKLGVNPPIRLSGDLDGSEPVTLVGPKGKLELDEGLIVAMRHIHMTEQNATELGFRHKDYAMVIVPGPRSLVFDHVVVRVSPENVATELHIDTDEANTASLKTGDKVNLLRINDKKIRIERLINMFDERQMKLIEACVANIVEEERRKVSQMEDILARLRN from the coding sequence GTGCTCATATCGACAGGAGTGTCGGCTAGACATATCCATCTCAGCCCGGAGCATCTGGAAGCTTTATTCGGTCAAGATTATGCGCTTACACCGAAGCGAGAGTTATCCATACCGGGTCAGTATCTGTGCAAAGAAAGATTGCGAATCGAAGGACCCAAAGGTTCTATGGACAACGTCGCAATCATTGGGCCGACTCGTTTCCGTACACAAATAGAAATCACTTCCAGTGACGGAATCAAGCTAGGTGTTAATCCGCCGATTCGTTTATCGGGCGATCTAGATGGAAGTGAACCTGTTACACTTGTAGGTCCCAAGGGAAAGCTAGAGCTCGATGAGGGACTCATTGTAGCAATGCGACATATTCATATGACAGAACAAAATGCAACGGAACTGGGCTTTCGCCATAAAGATTATGCCATGGTGATAGTGCCCGGTCCTAGAAGCCTTGTCTTTGATCATGTCGTTGTTCGTGTATCTCCCGAGAATGTTGCGACAGAACTGCATATTGATACCGATGAAGCCAATACAGCCTCGTTAAAGACAGGAGATAAGGTAAATCTCTTAAGAATTAACGACAAGAAAATTCGTATAGAGCGCTTAATCAACATGTTTGATGAAAGGCAGATGAAGCTTATAGAAGCTTGTGTCGCCAACATCGTAGAAGAAGAACGTCGCAAAGTTTCACAAATGGAAGATATATTGGCGCGATTGCGTAATTAA
- the ypeB gene encoding germination protein YpeB produces the protein MSDLRENDHLEHEREERKDHEKEQGALRKTKNSLAFLAGILAITTIGLGLATYNQYTENRIYRMTTENHYQRAFMDLTGHVENMELEMSRVLVSNSPNQAVLGLTDVWRESSQAAADLGQLPMSTLLLSRTNEFVNQTGDFCLTLAQEKVDQNNALTPEEIRQLSELHKQTVFLRDELRKMSEQIHAGQLAWIDMEREARRHELQEGSQPQTALSMLWNSVVTAVAGQGPEAQAPAIYANFQFVEEELQKFTAVDYDGQYSSTIKVEPRGLGTGQITQEQALQIAQSFLGPDALEGHTLNVLGEGKATIEAYSIAASPENDPENYSVTMDISKQGGHVIWMLRDRPVGNATITRDQAARVAIDFMEEKGIRNLEATAVEQYSNMAVVTLVATEGDMSLYPDKIKVRVAMDNSEIVGYDATAYLTFHHNRNIPETRLSVDEARQRVSNQVEITGTNLALIAKENYTEVPCWEFRAVRGNQEYLIYINALNGKEEQIYRVINTEAGKFIF, from the coding sequence TTGTCAGATCTTCGCGAAAACGATCATCTGGAACATGAAAGAGAAGAAAGAAAAGACCATGAAAAAGAACAAGGTGCACTGAGAAAGACTAAAAACTCCCTTGCTTTTTTAGCAGGTATTTTAGCAATCACAACCATTGGTCTGGGGCTTGCAACGTACAATCAATATACTGAGAATAGAATCTATCGAATGACAACAGAGAATCATTATCAGAGAGCTTTTATGGACTTGACAGGCCATGTGGAAAACATGGAGCTTGAGATGTCCCGGGTTCTTGTTAGTAATTCACCGAACCAGGCTGTACTAGGACTCACTGATGTCTGGCGCGAGTCTTCGCAAGCTGCTGCCGACTTAGGGCAATTACCTATGTCAACGCTATTGCTCAGTAGAACCAACGAATTTGTGAATCAGACGGGTGACTTTTGCCTGACCTTAGCGCAAGAAAAAGTTGATCAAAATAATGCACTTACACCAGAAGAAATTCGGCAACTGAGTGAATTACACAAGCAGACTGTTTTTTTACGAGATGAGCTTAGAAAGATGAGTGAACAAATTCATGCAGGCCAGTTAGCCTGGATAGACATGGAAAGAGAAGCTCGTCGACATGAACTTCAAGAAGGTTCGCAACCGCAAACTGCATTGAGTATGCTCTGGAATAGTGTCGTTACTGCTGTAGCTGGACAAGGTCCAGAAGCACAAGCACCAGCCATTTATGCCAATTTCCAGTTTGTTGAAGAGGAACTGCAAAAATTCACAGCCGTTGATTACGATGGCCAATACTCAAGTACCATCAAAGTTGAACCACGAGGTCTTGGAACAGGTCAGATTACGCAAGAACAGGCTTTGCAAATCGCTCAATCCTTTCTAGGTCCCGATGCATTAGAAGGTCATACACTGAATGTACTCGGTGAAGGAAAGGCGACGATTGAAGCTTATTCGATTGCTGCTTCCCCTGAAAATGATCCAGAAAACTATTCTGTAACCATGGATATATCTAAACAGGGCGGTCATGTTATTTGGATGCTTAGAGATCGTCCCGTAGGCAATGCGACCATAACTCGTGATCAAGCAGCTAGAGTAGCAATAGATTTCATGGAAGAAAAAGGGATACGAAATCTTGAAGCGACGGCTGTAGAGCAATACTCCAATATGGCTGTTGTAACACTTGTAGCAACAGAAGGAGATATGAGTCTTTACCCTGATAAGATCAAAGTAAGAGTGGCTATGGACAATAGTGAGATAGTAGGTTATGATGCCACCGCCTACTTGACTTTCCATCACAACCGTAATATACCAGAAACAAGACTTAGTGTAGATGAAGCACGCCAAAGAGTCTCCAATCAAGTAGAAATAACGGGCACCAATCTTGCTTTAATCGCAAAAGAAAATTATACAGAAGTACCTTGTTGGGAATTCCGTGCCGTTCGTGGCAATCAAGAATACCTGATCTATATCAATGCTTTAAATGGCAAAGAAGAGCAGATCTACAGAGTGATTAACACAGAAGCAGGAAAATTCATCTTTTAA
- a CDS encoding cell wall hydrolase, producing the protein MRYYKLTATIVAGFLFGLLGFFGWSSWNNPSSNLPGAAQWKAGVSVAQAQQDGAVGYPKESDLQMMARAIHGEARGEPYEGQVAVGAVIINRIRHPSFPNTAHSVIFQPRAFTAVDDGQIWIPLPEDASAYRAARDALNGWDPSGGCLYYWNPATATSQWIWTRTVVKRIGKHNFGL; encoded by the coding sequence TTGCGTTACTATAAGCTTACAGCAACCATTGTAGCTGGATTTTTATTTGGTTTGCTTGGATTCTTCGGTTGGAGTTCTTGGAACAACCCTTCATCGAATCTTCCGGGCGCTGCACAATGGAAAGCTGGTGTTTCAGTAGCACAAGCTCAACAAGACGGTGCTGTAGGTTACCCGAAAGAGTCAGACTTACAGATGATGGCTCGTGCCATTCACGGTGAAGCGAGAGGAGAACCTTATGAAGGTCAAGTGGCTGTTGGAGCCGTTATTATTAATCGGATTCGACACCCTTCTTTTCCGAATACAGCACACAGTGTAATTTTTCAACCACGAGCTTTTACAGCCGTTGATGATGGACAAATCTGGATACCCCTTCCAGAAGATGCTTCTGCCTATCGAGCGGCTCGGGATGCTTTAAATGGTTGGGACCCTTCAGGTGGATGTCTTTACTACTGGAACCCTGCTACAGCTACCAGTCAGTGGATATGGACCCGTACCGTTGTAAAAAGGATTGGAAAGCATAATTTCGGTTTATAA
- a CDS encoding sigma-54 interaction domain-containing protein: MAGANDQLDILIKSTPVMNSSPAQNLVDEERLLAELSKVKDIKSTLETILEHAYDGIMVVNSEGIITTVNKAYCRFLGFEEVELLGKPVKKVIENTRLHIVLETGQAEVGELQRIGNHDFIAMRIPIFKEGKVVGAVGKIMFKNIHELNALAQKINKLDQELAYYKDELQKFRGAKYTLDALVGQSYSITMLKETVRRVAIATTPVLIRGESGTGKRLLAHAIHFESQRKQGPFIQVHCGTAAPQELEKELFGEFQGRDDDPSANIQGKVKLAHRGTLLIDEIGDMPLSMQYQLLQLLQGQGFQIDEEGHKKPLDLRLIATTNRNLEDLVRKGLFREDLYFRLTVVSLFIPPLRDHLEDIPQLVQHFVEKYNKERGMGIRAVAEEALTVLTSYSWPGNVKELTAVIERAYDFLEGDRIELKDLPVYLQKLAGHDHRIQSKEPQSLQSLLEQTEINAIRRALLKTKGNKVQAAQILGISRAGLYQKLMKYNILE; encoded by the coding sequence ATGGCTGGTGCAAATGATCAGCTTGATATATTGATAAAATCAACACCTGTAATGAATTCTTCTCCTGCTCAAAACTTGGTAGACGAAGAAAGGTTACTTGCTGAGTTAAGCAAAGTGAAGGATATAAAAAGTACTTTAGAAACCATTCTAGAACATGCGTATGATGGGATTATGGTGGTCAACAGTGAAGGAATTATCACCACGGTGAACAAAGCCTACTGTCGCTTTCTTGGCTTTGAAGAAGTAGAGTTATTGGGAAAACCAGTCAAAAAAGTCATAGAAAATACGCGTCTTCATATTGTGCTCGAGACAGGTCAGGCAGAGGTAGGCGAATTACAACGGATTGGGAATCATGATTTTATCGCCATGCGTATACCCATCTTTAAAGAAGGGAAAGTCGTAGGGGCCGTTGGTAAAATTATGTTTAAGAATATCCATGAATTGAATGCTCTCGCTCAAAAAATTAATAAACTTGATCAAGAACTGGCTTATTATAAAGATGAGCTACAAAAGTTTCGGGGCGCCAAATACACGCTTGATGCTCTCGTCGGTCAAAGCTACTCCATTACGATGTTAAAAGAAACAGTTCGGCGCGTTGCTATAGCCACTACACCGGTATTAATTCGTGGCGAAAGTGGTACAGGAAAGCGTTTGCTAGCCCATGCTATTCACTTTGAATCACAGAGGAAGCAAGGCCCTTTTATACAAGTTCACTGTGGAACAGCGGCACCGCAAGAGTTAGAGAAGGAATTATTTGGAGAGTTTCAAGGGAGAGATGATGACCCGTCAGCAAACATACAAGGTAAAGTAAAACTAGCCCATAGAGGCACCTTACTCATCGATGAGATTGGAGATATGCCCTTATCGATGCAATATCAGCTTTTACAGCTTTTGCAGGGACAGGGTTTTCAGATTGATGAAGAAGGCCATAAAAAACCCCTTGACTTGCGTCTTATTGCGACCACAAATCGAAATCTCGAAGATCTGGTACGCAAAGGACTTTTTAGAGAAGATCTGTACTTTAGGCTTACCGTTGTTAGCCTCTTTATTCCACCGCTACGAGATCATTTAGAAGATATACCACAACTGGTACAGCATTTTGTAGAGAAATATAACAAAGAGCGGGGCATGGGCATTCGGGCTGTAGCGGAAGAAGCTCTCACTGTCCTTACTAGCTACTCCTGGCCGGGAAATGTCAAAGAGCTTACCGCTGTCATTGAAAGAGCTTATGATTTTTTAGAAGGCGATAGGATCGAACTGAAGGATCTACCCGTTTATTTACAAAAGCTAGCGGGCCACGATCACAGGATACAAAGCAAAGAGCCTCAAAGCTTACAAAGCTTACTAGAACAAACAGAGATCAACGCTATACGTAGAGCTCTCTTGAAAACGAAAGGAAATAAAGTACAGGCGGCACAGATTTTGGGTATCTCTCGTGCAGGCCTTTATCAAAAGCTTATGAAATACAATATTTTAGAGTAA